GTGAGTAGGGAAAGCAGTTTGGGAGAAGGAAGTGACCAAGTAGCTCACAGACAAACTCTTCCCAGCTCAGACTTGGCCCCGGACGGCATGCACCTGCTTGGACCCTTGCTCCTGCTCCTCGGTAAGGGCCACTGCCTTGGCTGGGATTGGGCTCTGGGATAACGACGGGAACCGGGACAGAGAAGAATCAATGTGGGGTTGACTGGAGCCAGGCCAGGTTGCACTGAGTCTAGATCTACCCTTTCTGCCTTTTTAGAGGTGCTTTACTTGCCTGAAAGCTCTATGTCCCCCACCAATCATGCTTTCTGATCACTTTGGTGGCTTCCAGAATACGTGGCTTTCTCTGATTCAACCAATTGGCAAGTCCATCACCCGCCAGTGCTCTACGCCTGGGAGGGGGGCTGCGTCTGGATCCCCTGCACCTACATGATCCCAGGAAATGGAATACTACTGGAAAATCTGATCGTGTATCACAACTACACGTATGATAAGAACACAAAGGACTTCAGTGGGACTATCCTCTCTAATATCACGGGGATCTCTAAGAAATCACAGACCCAGGAGCTTCCTGCTGGCGATCCGCGGGTCCAGTTTCTGGGCAACAATAGATCCAACTGCACTCTACGCATCCGCCCTGTGCATGTCCATGACAATGGCCTGCTGGGGCTGAGGATGATGGCGAAAGCGGACAAATGGATGGAGAATGTCACCCTCAACATCTCCGGTAAGGCTTTGGGTTGGGGGTCCTTGGGCTCAGGCaaggccaggagggagggagcacctGACTCCTGGGATGGGGTGTAGATCCCTACAGAAACCAGGTGAGGATCCCTCGAGTGGCAAGACAGCACCTGAATCCTGCGCGCTCTCTCCTGAGGCTCTCAGTTCATTGTTCACTTGTGAGTCTCCAAAGTGGTGTGAGTCTCCAAGAGTCTTCTCCAAGAGTCTTGGAATTCTGGGCAATCCAGGGGCATCTCCCCATGCACTCATGATGGGGCTCATACTCATTTGTCCTTTATGGCTAAATGACACCTGTATTTGTGGAGATTAGGGTCTGGGGCCTGGAGCCGGGGGGTATTCCCACTCACTGCCCAGCCTCTCTCTTTTTGCCCAGTGGTTCTTGGCAGCCCGGGTTTGGCAGGTAGAACTTGCAGCCTGGCGAGAGGAAGAACTGGGCACAGACCTGCCCCGTTGGAGGTGTGCGCAAAGAATGTTGGCTGGATGGCTGCCAGGTTGTGACACTAAACAACACAGGTGGCCATCGCCCTGTCATTGTCATTCTAGCTGAAAAATGTCAACCCCAAGGTCACAAAGGGGTGCTGAGAAAACAAATGCcaggaagtgaaaaataaatggacAGAACATAGGAAAGTTAGTTTCTATAGAGGCTCACCCTTCATGAGACCCTTCTCTTTTGAGCCTAAGCAGTGAAAGGAGAGGCTGGCCAGGATTCACGAAGGTTTGGGGCTGGGGTACCCAATCTAAGGTCTGGATGCTGGTTGCTCGAAGCCAATACTCCAGAGACAGGAGTTAGTGCAAGAAAGATAGGTTTATTCAGGCCAGAACCCAAGAAGGGGAGGCCTGTCTCCCCCAACCCTCTGATTTTTAGGCTAGATTTTTCAAGGACTTGTGGAAGAAGGAGACAAAAAATATGAACCAAGGGTGCAGCCCTGCAGCGTCCTGCAGGACTTCATGGGGCCACATCTCCGGGCATGCCTGCCTGCCCTTTGCCAAATTCCCCAgaccacccctccccagcccaggctGAGTCACGTCAGCCTCCCGTGACCTGTGTGACATCATCAGTGGGAGCAGCTACTGTTTGCTCTTTCCCTCGGACTGTGATTGGCTCCTCTGCTCTTTCCTTTTATCTGTTTGGCTCATCAATGGGGAGCAGCTACTGTCTGCTCTTTCTCTCCGACTGTGATTGGCTCCTCTGTTCTTTTCCTTCCATCTGATTGGCTCCTCTGCTCTTTCCTTCCATCTGTGATTGGCTCCTCTGCTCATCCCTCCGACTGTGATTGGCTTCTAGTTTAACACTTAGCCACTGATAGAAGCAGTTCTGGACATTGGGGAAAGGCAGAAGCCAGGGGTGAGTGGAAGTTCAACAAGTTCCCTGGAGAGCGGGACTGGGGGTTACTAGCGCTTCTCGTGGACGAAGGTGGCACCCACTCCCCTGGTCTCCCCGGCCTCCAGTATGCGCGCCCCATCCCATCCACTCTTTGCAGAAACGGCTCCTCCGCCTTCTATTGAGCTCCCTCCAGAAATCCTTGAGTCCCGGATGGCCATCCTGAACTGCTCGGTGAACACAGCCTGCTTTGGCTACCACATAGGACTGCAGTGGTCCCTGGAGGGGTCAGTCATCAACTCCACAAATCTGACCCCCACGAGCGTTGTCACCAAGAGCCAGCTGACGTTCCAGGCAGAGTGGACGCATCACGGCAGGACAGTGACCTGCCAGCTCTGGGATCACGAGAAGGGCCGGCTGCTGTCGGAGGCGTCTGCAGAGCTGAATGTGAAGTGTGAGTCTCCCTCATTGGCCGCTGGGCAGGCCCTAGCTGCCCTGACCAACCCCtattcccctctcctccccctcctccaaccCCTGTGGTTAGTGCTGTGGCCTGATAGAGGAAAAGAATTCAACCCTTGCTCTGACTGGAGGCACCGTCTGGTTAGGGGAGTTGTGCTGCCCTGGGGGGTGGTTTCATATCATTAGTTTTGcctcattcattcaataaatattgaccCCAAGCCCACTAGATGCCAGAACCTAGTGGGGCCGCCAGGGATGGAGAACAAAGTTCTTATGAGAAGTCCTGTGGGGGTGACAAACAACACAGGACAGAGTTGTAGGCTGTGACACCTGTCCTGAGAAAAGATGATAGGGAcggagatagcacaatggttagggAAGTGCTAGCATGTgcttggcccaggttcaattcctggtaccacaaggTCCCCAGGGCATTGTTGGGTATAGCCCTGAAGGTCTCAGGGAGTCCCCCAGCACTGGTGCAGTACCGTATCCCCAGGCCATTGGCCTTGACCTGCTGGCCTGGCTGACTGAGAATTGCCCCTGGGGCCCCCAGATCTGGTGAGCACTGCCTAGgagaccctcccacccccaattagAGCAAAGATAAAGCAAAGGTAAAGGTAaaggaggcagggagtggggagccTGGCGGGGCGGGCAGATATCTGGGAGAGATGGAAGAGCTAGGACAGTCCTGGAGTAGGGAAGTGGGGGGCTTGGCGTGTGTGCAGggttggggggccatgtgggagggagggacagagggggaaggggagcagcAGAAGAGGTCTGTGGAATGCACGGCTCACAGGACGAGAGAGGTGAAGTGTGCACTGTTAGgagctgccgggggtggatttggCCGGAGTGGGGAGGGGTAGAGGTGTGGGAGTCCTCAGGGGCTGTGACAGTCACGGAGCACCCGGCTGGACAAAGGTGACCATCGTGCTAGCAAGGCCCCTGCCTTATAAGGATACAAACATGAAGTTTCTCACCCGAGGCTCTTCACCTCTGAGAATTCCCTGTCATGCCCCCAACACACCCTCTCATCCCCTCAGACACACCCAAGTTGCACATCGAGGTCACTCCCCAAGACGCCGTGGTCACCGAGGGGGATCAGGTGACCATGACATGCCAGATCATTAGCAGCAACCCCACCTACCACACGTTTTCCTGGCTCAAGGATGGGAAGCAGCTGGATAAGCAAGATGAGCTGAAGGAAGAGAGGCACATCCTCACTCTGTCCGTGGTGACCAGGAACATGATCGGGCAGTACCAGTGCCAAGCCAGTAATGCCCTGGGCATCGGACAGTCAGAGAAAGTGAACCTCCAAGTACACTGTGAGCTTCTGGGTGCTGGGTGGGCAGGCGTGGCCGGGCACTCCTGGGCATGGGACCAAGGCCCGTAAGACACGAGCCGTGGTGGTCCTCCTTGCCCCTCACCCCCTTGCCTCTGCTCCTTTTCCCAGATCCTCCAGAACCTCCCAAAGTTCAGATCTTCCCTTCGATCGTTAAGGAGGGAAATTCAGTCCGACTGACGTGTCTGTCATCAGCCAGCCCTCCTCCGACCAACTTCACCTGGTTTCGAGACGGTCAGGCTCTGCTGGGAGGGAACCAGAATCTCCAGATCACAAAAGCCTTCCTGAACCACTCTGGCTCTTACTCTTGTCAGGCAGAAAATACCCTTGGTCATGGGCTGATCGGCCAGGAAGCCCAGCTGGATGTGCAGTGTGAGTGCTCCCCGCTGGCGTCCAGAGGGAGCAGGGCGGCAGGCCAGGGCAGGAGCGTGCTAGGGTCCCggaggggcagcgggcagcgcaGGGCTTGCTGCACTCCTGGGGCGCCTGTGCTTCGCTCTTGTTCTTGACGGTTTTCTGGCTCGTGGTAGAGGCTTGGTgggtgtttgttgaatgaatgaaactTTTGGTGGGGGAGCTAAGAAAGACCAGGAGACTTGGCCTCCCTGGCCACGGCTGAGTCTCAGAAGGGGTTCTGATGTTTTGTTTTCCAGGAGCACTGGCATGGAAGGTCCGTTTCTGCTCCATGTATGGCCCCATTTAACACAagcactctttttattttttaattttattttggctttttgggtcacacccagcgatgctcaggggtcactcctggctctgcactcaggaattactcctggcagtgcatgggggaccatatgggatgctgggaattgaacctgggtcggccgagtgcaaggcaaatgccctacccagtgtgctatcgctccagcccttaacacAAGCACTGAGGTCAAGCCCAGGAGAAACAGAGGCCACAGGTTTCTTCCGGGACCCAGGGTGTCACAGTCTGAGTCAGTCACAATGATTACATGAGGTTAGGGACTCTTGGCTGCATAAGGTTTGGGGCTCGGGTCCCATGACTCCAAGCAGCAGGGTCTGAGAACAGACAGCGCCCTCTACCCAGTGCTGTGCTTGAAACCACTGTCCTGCGTGTGGCCACAGCCTgaggcggtgtgtgtgtggggggaagacTGTCCCCACACAGATGGCAGGGGAGGCGCCACTTGCCTTTGCTTCCTGGAGGGCCCATGTGAGCGCAGGGGGCAGGtacagggaaggagaaagcaggaaggaagaggCGTGTGGACTACTGACCATCATCACTACTTGCACCCCCCACTTTCTCCCAGATCCCGCCAAGGGGGTGATGGCAGTGATTCAGACCTCCTCGTGGATTCGAGAAGGAGATGACGTGACCCTGCGGTGCAAGTTCAATTCCAGCAACCCCGCGGTGACCCACTATAAATGGAAACCCCAAGGCACCCAGGGGGGTTCCGAGGTGCTGACGATCTCCAACATTGCCTGGGACGCCAAGCCGGTGACCTGTGCGGCCTGTAACCAGTGGTGTTCGTGGGCCCGTGATGTCGACCTGCATGTTCAGTGTGAGCAGCCCGGGTCGGGGTGCGGGAGGCAGCCGTGTGGGTGCTCTCGGGGTGAGGGTGGGACCCGAGCCTTCACAGAGAACGAGGGATGAGAAGGTGGCCTGAGGGACAAGGCGGGAGGGAGTTGTGGGcgcaggaggaaaggaagggaccCAAGAGGTGAGCCCGAGGTCCTCTCTCTGCAGACGCCCCCCGAGATGTCACAGTGCGGCTCAGCTCCAGTTCCGTGGTTCGTTCGGGGCAGCAGCTCCTGCTGAGCTGCAACTACTCCAGTAGCCGCCCGGCGGCCGTGCACATCCGCTGGAGGAAGGACGGGACCCAGCTGCGGGAGGGCCGGGAGCTGCGCTTCCCTGCCATCCTGCCGGAAGATGCCGGAACGTACCACTGCGAGGTTAACAACACCATTGGCCAGACACAGTCCCAGGCGCAGGTGGTCTCTGTGCTGTGTGAGTGAGCTGCCCGGGGGTGAGGGGCGGTGTGGCTGGTTAGAGGACTGGGGCGCCAACGTGTTCTGATCCTGTCTCTTCCTGCAGATCCGCCCCGGAAGCTCCGCGTGTCCTTCAGCCCGCAGGATGGCGTGGTAGAAGGGACGAGGGCCATGCTCAGCTGTGAGGGCGATGCCAATCCCCCAATCAGGTCCTACTCCTGGTTCGACGGGAACAACCAGGAACTGCACCACTACGGGCAGACGCTGAGACTGGATCCTGTGAAGATCCAGCACTCAGGAACCTACTGGTGCCGGGGGGCCAACGGGCTGGGCATGGGCCAGTCACCCCCGACCCTCCTCACGGTCTACTGTAAGCACCCCTCGCCTTGGCCGCTCCCTCCAGCCCACGGCCTCCTCCCTCTCTGGATCCCTGGGCCAGCTTTCCTGCCTACTGCTACTCCCCTTGCCCCCCGGCCTGCAGAGCACGGGCTCTCTGCCTCGCCCTCAGCTAAGCTGGCTTCTCACCGGCTCCCGAGATTCCAGTGATTTGCACAAAAGGCAAAACAAGTGAACGTAAAATAGAAAACACACGGAGATGCCACATAATAAACCACGTCAAGGCAGGGCAGCTCCCTTCAGCTCCCCCTTCCTGGGGGCTGGTGGCCTCTGGCCACCCTTCCTGCAGCCTTCTGCAGGCGCCGTTCAAGTGTGGACCTCTCAGGTCCTTTTTTGCCAAGGGAGTGGTGGGACATCTTGCccagatggttttttttttttttggagggaggggctgggattTGGGTCCCCGCTGGAAGTGctcctggattactcctggctccatgttcagggatcacgcctagcggtatttgagggaccatatgggatgctgaggatgggacccaggtcggccatgtgccgtGTAAGAATGCTACACGGACACGCCCACATCTGCAGACTGTCTGCTGAGTCCATAAACAGGAGCAAGATTTTCAACGTTttatggtggttttttttttccatattaatCCTTGCAGACacgtcttttattttctttatactttattttaaatttccaaacAGTGTTCCAGGGGCTCCGAGTCACCCCTAGTGATGCTTGGCCAACAGTGCTCAGCCTGGGCGTCACTGGGGGCCTGAAGGCCACGCCCAGCGGCACTGGTGGGGTACGGGTTACTAGTGTCAGCGGTTGAACTCAGGCCCCTGTGAAAGCAAAGCACGAGCAATTGCCCCCTTCCCTGGAGCCACAGTTCTCAATTTTGAGGATCAATTGTTCagtttgctttgggggctacacctggaggtgtGCAGGGCTTGGtggctggctgtgtgctcagggcatcactcctggcagggctcggggtatcagggattgagtCTGGTTGGCCaagggcaagacaagtgccttctctgctgtactattgctcttgcccttGAGAATCAAttgtgagccccccaccccacacccctgcagagTTAACGCCAAGAGGGCAGCCTGGGAGGGTTCTTTAGAAACGTAATATGCAGAATAAACACATACTTCTGGGGTGTTTTCTTGGCAGCTGCCCCACATCTGTCTTGTCCTCCAGGGCTGATCACATCCCCGTGTCCGGGCCAGTGCCCGCAAGAGGCCAGCAGCAGCCTcgtgctctgggcttcctgggAAGGTTGTTCAGGGTGGACCCTGACCCCCGAGTTGGTGGGTCCCAAGACGAGGGGTTCAAGCACTGACAGTGTGGCCATGAGTTAAGGGGTGACGAACTGTGTGGGCCCAGGCCTATCACCAACAGAAGCCCCGCTGGGGAAGGGCTTCCCTCCTCctaggaggtggtggtggggcggGACGGACGCGACTCCCCATCTCCTGTTCCCGGTGCAGGGAGAAGGAAGTGTCGTAGTGTTGCGGGCCCACGGACAGCAAGTTTGGTGTTGGCCTGAATCTCCCTGCAGGGGTCAGCAgctgacagcccccccccccccctttccccatCAGACAGTTCAGAGACCATCGCCAGGCGAACGGCCCTGGGGCTGTCGGTCAGCCTGACCATCCTCTTCCTGGTCGTATGTGGAGTCAAGTTCCAGCTAAGGTGAGCCCCCGGCACTCTgccctctccaccctccccccccgcctTAACTCCCCCCCTTCCTCTGAGGGGGCACCTGGCCTTGCGCCTCATGCCTCACGTCTGTCTTGTCTCACCGAGTGGCTCTTTATTTCTTAAGCCGGAAGAGGATTCGGAGCCAGCAGGACCTGCAGGAAAACTCCAGCGGGCGGAGCTTCTTTGTGAGAAATAAAAAGGTGGGAATGGAGGAAGAGGAGCTGCCTGCCAGCTGGGCCTCAGCCGAGAAGCTCAGAGGAGCTCAGGCTGGTGACTGGGGGTTCCTGGGGAGTGGGGCGGAGAGACCTCAGCCCCCCATAATCTGTCTCCAGCTGCCCTGGTCCCCGCAGGTATCCCCCCAGCAGGCGCCCCGGTTGGCCTTGGGgggtccttggcaccacagggtccaaaCAACACCAGGCCCTCGGCCAGTTGGCCGATAAccacttgggggagggggtgcacgtttctgagcactgcttaggagacccccagattaatttttaaagagttcCACTGGGGACGCAGGGGCgtcagaggtggaggaggaagacagtggtgtggggaggagggcgagGGCAGAgaccctgtctccctcccccaggTCAGAAGCCCCCCGCTCGTTGAGAGCACCCCTTTCCAAGGCTGCTACAATCCGGTGATGGAGGATGCCACCAGCTATGCCATCTTGAGTTTTCCCGACACCCCAAGGTGGGTACAGAAGGGGTCCTGAGGGGCGCGGGACCTGTTCCCCTATAATTGCTTGGTGCCAGCCCTGCCACAGGCCTGGggaagccgggggtgggggggggctggggactggCCGCTTGGAGGGCTCATATCTTGCTTCTG
This Sorex araneus isolate mSorAra2 chromosome 8, mSorAra2.pri, whole genome shotgun sequence DNA region includes the following protein-coding sequences:
- the CD22 gene encoding B-cell receptor CD22, whose product is MHLLGPLLLLLEYVAFSDSTNWQVHHPPVLYAWEGGCVWIPCTYMIPGNGILLENLIVYHNYTYDKNTKDFSGTILSNITGISKKSQTQELPAGDPRVQFLGNNRSNCTLRIRPVHVHDNGLLGLRMMAKADKWMENVTLNISETAPPPSIELPPEILESRMAILNCSVNTACFGYHIGLQWSLEGSVINSTNLTPTSVVTKSQLTFQAEWTHHGRTVTCQLWDHEKGRLLSEASAELNVKYTPKLHIEVTPQDAVVTEGDQVTMTCQIISSNPTYHTFSWLKDGKQLDKQDELKEERHILTLSVVTRNMIGQYQCQASNALGIGQSEKVNLQVHYPPEPPKVQIFPSIVKEGNSVRLTCLSSASPPPTNFTWFRDGQALLGGNQNLQITKAFLNHSGSYSCQAENTLGHGLIGQEAQLDVQYPAKGVMAVIQTSSWIREGDDVTLRCKFNSSNPAVTHYKWKPQGTQGGSEVLTISNIAWDAKPVTCAACNQWCSWARDVDLHVQYAPRDVTVRLSSSSVVRSGQQLLLSCNYSSSRPAAVHIRWRKDGTQLREGRELRFPAILPEDAGTYHCEVNNTIGQTQSQAQVVSVLYPPRKLRVSFSPQDGVVEGTRAMLSCEGDANPPIRSYSWFDGNNQELHHYGQTLRLDPVKIQHSGTYWCRGANGLGMGQSPPTLLTVYYSSETIARRTALGLSVSLTILFLVVCGVKFQLSRKRIRSQQDLQENSSGRSFFVRNKKVRSPPLVESTPFQGCYNPVMEDATSYAILSFPDTPRNEGTSEAQRPSPHWGDSVTYSVVQKQKRPVGDYENVNVAPGTPEDEGIHYSELVQFGHGARSPAPDPVEYVTLKH